TGAAAAAGCCCCCTTGGCATAGAAATCATGACTTGCAAAACCATAGCGTAATGATGCAGAAGCTGAATATTTATGTTCATTCTTAAACTGATCTTGGAAAGTTAAGCTAGGCTTTATTACACCACCCTCCACAGTATTAAAAGTAAAAATACCTACATCCAATCCTAGTTTTTCGCTGAGATTCCATTCACCTTCTGCCATGGCCTTTCTATAGAATTGCAAGGGATTTGGTTTCTTTTCTTTTGCGATGAGGCTTTGGTATAAGCTGTCATTATCACTTTTTTCAAGTTCAAAAGAATTTCCTTTGGTAGCCCTGTCCATTTGGTAGGCTCGTTGCTCTTCCTCTGTCAATTCAACTTGCCTCGTAGATTCCCACCATGAGGCAGGCTTTGAGTAGTCAGATTTATCAATTAGCTTATTAAGTTGCTCCGATTGCTCAGGCTTTGTAGCGCTAAAATCGTAATCATATGCTACATTATGATAGTATACTTCCAGATTACTTCCAGTCTTCTCCAAAAACAAATTAGATGAAAATGGTAGGAAAGTCCCAGTTTCATCATTTTTAATTGTTTGAGTTCTGATTTCTATATCCCCAGCCATACTCTTTAAAAAGATGTGAGACTGGTAAATTCTCCAACTGCCATCAATAATATAAATTTCTCCAGTAAACGTATTCCTATCGTTTCCTTTAGGAATTAGCTTGATTTTATGAGTAGTAAAACCAGCCTCTTCAAAGGATCCCAGAAAATCGTAATCATAAAAGCTAAATGCATCAGTAGCAATTGGAGATGCAATTCTTATTTGTGCCATTTGAGACCCTACCGAGAATGGTCTGTTTTGATACAAATCTATAAATACAGGATTATTTTCGCTCGCACTCAAATCATCTCCCAGAACCAAGGATGCTTTTAATTCCTGTAATTTCTTATCTTGTTCATATTGATAAACCCTATTGACAGATTCAGACAGATAGAATATCCCATTTTTAGGTGTAAGCATCGTTCCAAAAAAGTTAATCATATTATCTGAATTAGTCTCGGCCTTGCCAAAAAGCTTAGTATAAATACTATAACTTATGTTTTTATTTTCGCTTAAGTACTTCTCTCGACTTTTTTGGGCATTTCGTATGATTTCATAAGCCGGATTTTCTGCTTTTGCACTTACCTCCACAGCATTTAAAAACACCTTCTCAACACTTAAGACTGGATTAATTTCAATTTTATCATTGGCATTTAGAGAAATATCACGCACTTCACTTTTATAACCAATGAATTGAAAACTGATTTTATAATCGCCTGGCTTTAGTTTTAGGGAATATTCACCATCATAATTGGTGGAAGTGCCAATTGCTTGACCTAATATCACCACATTAGTGTAAGGCATTGGTTCATCATTTTCTGATTTTACAATCCCGTATATTTCGCCATTTTGAGCCAATGTTGACTGATTGCAAAAAGTCAATAGTAGTAGAGTAAGTACTAAAAAGGTGGTTTTAAATTGAAATTGAGAAGAATTGTTTCTCATGACGGTTTGGTTCCAACCAATGAAAAATTTAATCATTTCGATAGTTTATTAAAATTGAAGCCATCATGATGGCCAGATCTCGGTTCTTGATGCAATAATACTCTGAAAACGGCATAAAAAAAACCATCTTCAATTTTGTTTGAAGATGGTTTCACTTGGGGTTTATAGTAGGGCTTACTGCATATCGCCCTTCGTTAGTTTGATTTCTTTTTTTGCTTGATTCTCATTGATCTTTCCAGATTTTAGATCTTTTAATGTTTTAGATTTTAATTGCAGTTCAAGGGTTTCTGGAATTCCGCAGCCTTCACATTGGGTAACGCTGACTTTAAAAATTAACTGCTCGCCTTCTGGCAGACTATTGACGTTTTGTGCATACTCAACAATGTTGTTTCTAAGATCCTCTTCAAATTTCGGGTATAGATCTTTGATCAGCTCATCTCTTTCCTCTTGGGAAAGATTTTTCTGTTCTTGAGTGGGTACATTCCAACCATCTGAACCAGATTTAGTAGAAGAAACCATATCCATATAAAAAATCACGCCTAAGCCTTCGATTTGTTCTGCAGGCATTCCACCGTTGATATAGTAAGTCTCTGACAAATCGCGAGCATATAGTCTTTTGATGATAGTTTGGAATAAAGTCAAATCTTTAGCCAAAGGTTTTTCTTCCTTCACTGTGTTTACAATAATTCGGCTTTTAGCTTCCTTCCTGTCAATTTTTCCAGCCTGAAAAGCTCTAATGTCCTTTACGTTGGCCTCTACAGAAAGTCTGTTCGATTTCAATTTTTCTACTCGTCCTGCATCTCTGTAAAATCTTACATCATGTCCTTTTTCCATCACCAAAATTTTGTCAGAATCTTTTAATTGACTGATAAGATGACCGTAATCTAACAGAAAATCAACAATATTTTCTCTGTTTTCCACTGCCTTTTCTTCTCTCATGCTATCCATTTGGTGGATTTTGACTTGAGCTCTTTCCATAGCAACAGCTGCTCTTTTTTCCAATTCCGCTTGTCTTACTGCCAATTCCTTTCTTCTTTCGGCTCTTTCTTTTTCAAGTTCTGCCCGAACCTCAGCCTCCATTTCTTCTTCATCTTCCATATCAATTTGTATGTCTTCTATTACTTCAAAACTTTTAGCAATAGCATTTGAAATATCAGGCATTGGAGGCATTGGCGGCATATCAGATGTAAAACCGAAACCGAAAACATTGCTTTTTGGTAGAGATAAAATCACACCATATCCTTCGATGTATTGGGTTTGCTTATCTCGGCTGTCATTGCTCCAATGGATAGATCTATTTTCATTAACCAAACTGTTTAAAACGGTTTGGGCTACTTTTAAGTCTTTGTCCATTTTTCGGCTATCAATTTCTTGCGCTAAAGTTGTGGCTACAAAAAGGCATAATGCTACTATTAAACTATATTTTTTCATCTTTCTAGTATTTAATGTTTTAAAATCTTTCTTTGCTTGAGCGAGCTTTCAAGCTCGTGCTTTAATTTTCTCAATAAGCCTGTTCTTCTTGTTGATTACTAGCTAGACTATTGATCATCTGGCCGGTCTCTATTTTGAATAAATCTTTGTCTGATTCCATCAACTCCATTTTTGCAAATAGGTA
This is a stretch of genomic DNA from Marivirga harenae. It encodes these proteins:
- a CDS encoding DUF5686 and carboxypeptidase regulatory-like domain-containing protein codes for the protein MIKFFIGWNQTVMRNNSSQFQFKTTFLVLTLLLLTFCNQSTLAQNGEIYGIVKSENDEPMPYTNVVILGQAIGTSTNYDGEYSLKLKPGDYKISFQFIGYKSEVRDISLNANDKIEINPVLSVEKVFLNAVEVSAKAENPAYEIIRNAQKSREKYLSENKNISYSIYTKLFGKAETNSDNMINFFGTMLTPKNGIFYLSESVNRVYQYEQDKKLQELKASLVLGDDLSASENNPVFIDLYQNRPFSVGSQMAQIRIASPIATDAFSFYDYDFLGSFEEAGFTTHKIKLIPKGNDRNTFTGEIYIIDGSWRIYQSHIFLKSMAGDIEIRTQTIKNDETGTFLPFSSNLFLEKTGSNLEVYYHNVAYDYDFSATKPEQSEQLNKLIDKSDYSKPASWWESTRQVELTEEEQRAYQMDRATKGNSFELEKSDNDSLYQSLIAKEKKPNPLQFYRKAMAEGEWNLSEKLGLDVGIFTFNTVEGGVIKPSLTFQDQFKNEHKYSASASLRYGFASHDFYAKGAFSYELNPANISFIELEGGNYINQISGRPLITDYLNMLYTVFEKQNFQKLYRNDFISLEWRREIVNGLDITLGTSFNKRHPLENNSDFNWYDEEEEAREFSPNQALIQGQYRSFEQNDLLKSSLLLSYQPKRKFDLVNGRKLPLSSKYPVFTIGFDVGVLDTEYSRFWGNVSDGWSLNSVGFSKISVSYGQYLTGSNLTPIDFFHFMGNQIFISQNQRQFGLAFQLLDYYQHSTSEYFVGANFEHDFDGAILGRVPLLKKIGLKSYFMANYLQTAESPRLLELGVGLTSSFLPIRLNYYFGYENERFLQHGFILTSSF